The following nucleotide sequence is from Flavobacterium sp. N1736.
AACCTTTTGATCCTGACTCAGGCGCAAATTTTCAGGAAAATGTTGGTTTTATAGAAGGCAATGCGTGGCAATATGCTTTTATGGTGCCGCATGATATAAAGGGATTAATGAAATTAATGGGCGGCGAAAAAGCGTTCTCTGATCAATTACAAAAAGTTTTTGACAGCAAACAATTTGATATGGCAAACGAGCCGGATATTGCTTATCCTTATTTATTTAATTATGTAAAAGGAGAGGAATGGAAAGCACAGGAAATGGTTAAAAAACTGGTGAACGAATATTTTCAAAACAAACCAAACGGATTACCCGGAAATGACGATACAGGAACAATGTCTGCCTGGTTGGTTTATTCCATGATGGGAATTTACCCCATATCGCCGGGAGACCCAATTTATACCATTACAGCACCAATGTTTCATAGAGTAACGATCAAATTAGATCCAAAATATTATAAAAAAGAAAGTATTGTAATTGAAAGACAAATCAATAATGATGGAAAAATCAATTCGATAGAACTAAACGGGAAACCACTTAACAGCTTCTTTATTTCGCATGATGATTTTGTAAATGGAACAATGCTAAAAGTGATTCAAAATTAAAAACAACACAACTATGTTACAAGTAAGAATTAAAAAAACAGCCATTATTCTCGTAATGGCTGTTGGTTTTTTTAACCAAAGCTATGCGCAGAAAAAATATCCTTATCAAGATGCAAAATTACCTGTTGAAGATAGGGTAAAAGACTTGTTAAGCCGAATGAGTCTGGAGGAAAAAGCACGCCAGATGGATATGTACAAAGGAGAATTTTTTAAGGAAAAAGAAGATTTCTCTAAATCAAAATCAGATGCCAAAATTGGAAATTTAGGAATTGGAGCGATTCATGATCTTTATCCGCGTTCGGCAAAAATGATCAATGATCTTCAAAGTGAGGTTATTAAAAATAACAAATGGGGAATTCCTGCGCTTATTATGTGCGAGATGCTGCACGGATATCTGGATGACGGAAGCACGGCTTTCCCAATGAATATTGGTTTAGGCGCAACCTGGGATACGGGCATAATGGACAAAGTAGGTAAAGTAATTGCTACTGAAGCCAGAGCACACGGCGTTCATTTTGGTTTAGGACCAAATTTAGATCTTGGTCGCGAACCACGTTGGGGAAGGGTTGCTGAAACTTTTGGCGAAGATGCTTATTTAAACAGTGAAATTGGTTTGGCAATGATTAAGGGAATGCAGGGCGATGATTTAAAATCAGATCGTACTATCATTTCAGAACCAAAACACTTTGCCGTTCACGGGATTCCGCAAGCGGGAGGAAATTCGTCTCCAATTTTGGTGGGAGAACGTTCGGCTCGTGAAGATCATCTTCCATCATTTGAAAAAGCATTTAGAAAAGGCGGTGCGTTAGGAACTATGTGCGCTTATTCTGAATTAGACGGTATTCCGTGTGCAGCAAATCATTGGTTACTGACTGATGTTTTAAGAAAAGAATGGGGTTTTAAAGGAATTGTAGTTTCAGATTTAGGGGCGATAAAATACCTGCAAACAACGCATTATGTAACTAATTCTCCAAAAGAAAGTGTGAGAACTGCAATTGCTGCGGGAGTTGACATGCAGTTTTATGATTTTACAAATGAGTTTTGGCAACAAAGTATCATTGAATTGGTAAACGAAAAAAAACTGACAATGGAGCAAATTGATCGTGCTGCCGGCGGTGTTTTAAGACTTAAATTTTTATTGGGATTATTTGAAAATCCGTACACAGATAAAAACTTAATTAAAGAACGTTTTCATACAAAAGAAAATCAGGATATCGCTTTAGAAGCGGGTCGTAAATCTATTATTTTATTGAAAAATGATAACAATATTCTGCCTTTAAGCAAAGATATAAAAACAGTTGCTGTTATCGGACCAAATGCTGATGCGTCAAGATTAGGCGGATATGCGGTAAAAAATAAAGTAGGAACTACGGTTCTGGAAGGTATTAAACAAGTTGCAGGTGCAAAAACAAATATACTTTATGAAGAAGGTGTTCCTTTAATTGTAAAAGGACAAATTATTCCGTCGAAATATTTATTTACGCCCGATGGATCTCAAAACGGGTTAAAAGGAGAATATTTTAATAACAGAAATGTTGAAGGAAATCCGGTATTGACGCGTATTGACAGTCAGTTAGAATTTGACTGGCCGTGGTCTCCGGGCGATGGCGTTACAGATGATGATTTTTCTATTCGCTGGACGGGTTATATTCAATCAGAAAAAGCATTTGACGGCTGGTTGGGTTTAAGTTCTGATGACGGAATCAGAATGTGGGTTGATGATCAGTTGGTTATTGACAACTGGACGAAAGGTGCTACAAGTATGGTTACGACTCCAAAAAATATCGAAGCCGGAAAAAAATACAAAGTCCGCATAGAAATGTGGGAAGGCGGCTGGGGAGCCAGAGCGCACTTGCGTTGGAATCTTGAAAAAGTAAACTTTCAGCCGGCGATCGATATTGCTAAAAAAGCAGATGTTGCGATTGTGGTTTTGGGAGAATCAAATGAATTGGTGGAAGAAAACAGAGATGTTGCAAGTTTAGATTTACACGGAATGCAGCAGGAACTGATCGAAGCGATTCAAAAAACAGGAACTCCGGTAGTTTGCGTGTTGTTAAACGGACGTCCGCTTTCGACAAACTGGATCAGCGAAAATATTCCGGCTCTTGTAGAAGCGTGGTTTCCGGGTGAAGCAGGAGGAAGAGCTGTTGCCGATGTTTTGTTTGGAGATTATAATCCGGGTGGAAGATTACCCATTACAGTTCCAAAATCTGTTGGGCAGCTACCTATATATTATAACCAAAAACCATCTGCGATTCACAGATATGTTTCAGAGAGTGAAAACCCGCTTTACACATTTGGTTACGGTTTAAGTTATACCAAGTTCGAATATTCAAATTTCGCCATCAATACCAAAGAAATTAAAACTGATGGTGAATTAAAAATAAGTGTTGATGTTAAAAATACAGGAAACTACGACGGCGATGAGGTTGTACAATTGTATATCAATGATGTTTACAGCAGCGTAACAACTCCAAAGAAAACATTAAAAGGTTTCAAAAGAATTTTTATCAAAAAAGGAGCAACGCAACATGTAGAATTTACATTGACTTCTGACGAATTATCGATTTGGAACAGGGAAATGAAAAGGGTTGTTGAACCTGGAGACTTTGAAGTTATGATTGGTGGAAATTCTACTGATTTACAAAAGTTAAATTTTAATGTAATCGATTAACTTTTCGATGAGCGGTACCGAAAAATATTTAGTGTTTTAAGTGTTTTGATTAGAATTCTTTTATGAAATTAACAAAACACAAAGATTAATAACATGTAACCCAAGAAAACGTAAGGATTTTAATAGTAAAATAAGGTGTTTTAAGCAAAAGTTTGACCAACACCTTTTCAAAGCTGTCATTTGTCGAAATAATGATTTAGTTAACAACCGGATCCTTAAATTTAACATGTTATTAACTCAAAAAACAACCTATATGATTAAAGACGTACTAAAATTATTGTTGGTAGTTTGCTTGTTTGGATTCCAAACTATTCAGGCACAAACTTCAACAGTAAAGGGAATGATAACAGATGCTTCAAGCGGAATTCCGATCCCTGGAGCAAATGTTGTCGTTAAAGGGACAAAAACAAGTGTATCTACAGATTTTGATGGTAAATACAGTATCAATGTTCCAAATCAATCAGCAGTTTTGATTTTCTCTTATGTTGGTTCAGCATCAAAAGAGATTCCGGTTTCAGGACAAACTACTCTTAATGTAACTTTAGGTGCAGATACGCATCAGTTGGGCGAGGTAGTAGTAACTGCTCTTGGTATTAAAAGAGAGAAAAAAGCGGTTACTTATTCGGCTCAGAACATTGACGTAGCCGAGGTTTCTCAGGCAAGGTCTTTAAACGTTGCCAATTCACTTTCAGGTAAAGTTGCGGGACTTAACTATTCTACTACTTCAAATGGTGTAGGTTCTTCATCAAGAATTACTTTAAGAGGTAACAGGTCTCTTAACGGTAACAACCAGCCTTTATATGTAGTAGATGGTGTGCCAATTAGTAACGGAACTACAACTGGTAATCCTGATATTGATACAGGAGGAACAACTCAGCCAGACGGTATTTCGAATATTAACCCTGAAGATATTGCTTCGATGACTGTTCTTAAAGGACCATCTGCAGCTGCACTTTACGGAAACAGAGCGAGTAATGGTGTTATCATTATTACTACTAAATCAGGAAAAGCAGGTAAAACTTCAGTTTCGTTGTCATCTAATTTTATGGCTTCTACGGCTTACAATTTAACAAATTTCCAAAACGAGTATGGTCAGGGAAATGGAGGCGTTTACAATCCTATTTCTGTATCAAGCTGGGGAGGAAAGTTAGACGGAAGTCAGGTTTCGGCATGGCAATTAGCTCGTAATCCTAATTATGCAGGACCAGCGACTACAAGTTATTCTCCGCAGCCAAACAACGTTATTGACTTTTACAAAACAGGTTATAACTTAGCAAATACATTGTCTATTACTACAGGAAACGAAAAAGCGCAAGGGTATTTCTCTTACACAAACACTCGTGCTGAAGGTATAGTTCAGGGTAATGCTTTAGACAGACACAATCTTAACTTGAGATTGACAAGTAAATTATCTGATAAATTCTCTTTGGATGTAAAAACAAACTACATCGTTCAAAACATTGATAATTTATTAAGAACTGGTGAAGAATCTATTGGTACATCTGCTTATTTATTACCTCGTAGTATTAAATTTAATGAGTACAGAGATTTTGAATATACAGATCCTTCAGGTCAATTACAAACCAATTATTTTATTGACGAAGCCGGTTCTCCGGGTGGAAACCCTTACTGGTCTGCATTACGTGATGATTCGCGCGATGATAAAAGAAACAGATTTATTGGTCTTGCCTCTCTTAAATATGATATTACAAGTACTTTAAGTTTACAGGTAAGAGGTGGTTTAGATCAAATGACGAACAAAAATGTTAGAAACAGATATGCTACAAGAGCATTTAACAACAACTTAGGTTCTTATAGCGAATCTACAGAATTGGTAAGTGAATTTAATACGGATGCATTACTTTCTTACAAAGAGAAATTTGGAGATTTTACAATTGGTTTGAATGCCGGTGCCAACATGTTGAAACAGTCTAGTTCTGCATTAACATCTGGTGGAGTTTTAAGCAAAAGAAACTATTTTTCTTTAATCAATGTTTCGACTGTTACATCTACTTCAACAATGTCAGAGAAACAAGTTAACTCTGTTTACGGATTCTCTCAAATTGGTTTCAGAAACTATTTATTCTTAGATATCACAGCCAGAAATGACTGGTCATCTGCATTGCCTGAGCAAAACAGATCTTTCTTTTATCCATCAGCAGGTCTTTCAGCAGTAATCTCTGACATGGCTACATTGCCGGAAGTTATTAGCTTTGCTAAAGTAAGAGCTTCTTACGCAAAAGTGGGTAACGATACAGATCCTTACCAAACAAGTTCTCAATTATCATACATTGGTGGTAATGGCGGTATGTTATATTCTCAAACTACAGCTGCAAACCCGAACCTGAAACCAGAGATGTCAAGTTCATCAGAGTTTGGTGCAGATGTTAGATTCTTTAAAAATCGTTTAGGATTAGATTTCACGTATTTCCAGACAAAAACGTCAGATCAGATTTTCTACATCAACACGCCGGAATCTTCTTCAACATCAAGAGCGGTATTAAACGGAGGAGATATTCAAAACAAAGGTATTGAGCTTACGCTTACTGCAACTCCTGTTCAAACAGAGAATTTCTCTTGGGATATTATGGCGAATTATGCCTCTTATAAATCAAAAATCACATCTATCTATGATAACAGACAAGAATTGGTTATTGGTGATGGAAGGTTAGTTAGAAGCAAAGTAGTTTTGGGTGGAGAATATGGTGATTTATACATCAAAGGATTCCAAAGAACTGCAGACGGACAAATGATTGTAAACTCTGCGGGTATTCCTTTAGCTACAGATGATTTTAGTGTTCGTGCGGGTAACTTTAACCCGGACTGGACTGCAGGTTTTAAAAATAATTTCAAATACAAAGATTTTTCACTAAGTTTCCTTGTTGATTTTAGAATTGGTGGAGAAGTTATTTCTTATACACAAGCCAGAGAAGCAGGTTTAGGTGTAAGTGATGTGACTTTAGCAGGCAGAGAAGGCGGAATTGTTGTTCCCGGGGTTGTTGCAAGCGGCGGAACGTATGTTCCTAATACGACAAGTATTACTGCAGAACAATACTGGACAGCAATTGGACAAAGAACTCCTGTGGCAGAACCTTTTATTTATGATGCTACAAACATCAGATTAAGAGAACTTGTTTTCGGATATTCATTACCAAAACGTATGTTGCTAAATACCGGATTTGCAAGTATTGATTTTTCAGTAGTAGGAAGAAATTTATTCTTTTTCCTTAACGAAGCTAAATACTTTGATCCTGAAGCAGGAGCAGGTACAGGAAACTTGCAGGGTATTGAATCTTTCAATATTCCTTCAACAAGAGAGTATGGTGTTAACGTAAGGTTTGGATTTTAATTTTAATTTAAAAAAGAGAGATATAATATGAAAAATTATAAAATTAAAACAATAGGAGTTGTCATGTCGATGCTCGCTGTTTTTTCAAGCTGTACACAGGATTTTAATGATATAAATACCAATAAAAATACCTTAACAGAAGATCAGTTAGACCAGACTCTTGCAGGTCCGGCGTTTGCATCAGCATTATACGCCGGAATTCACAACGGTTCTTATTCTTCTCCCGGAGTTGATGATCAGGGAACCTGGGGTATTGCAACAGGTATTTTGCCATCAACGTTTACACAATATCTTAGTTGTGGATACGGTACAGAAAGAAATGCTTTCGTAAATGGTTATGAAGGTCGCGGATGGTTACGTTTTTACACCGTTGCTGTACCGGCATTAAACAATGCTATTAAAGCAGCTGAAGGAAATGCTGAAGCACTTGCCGTATTAAAAATATGGAAAGTATTCATGTTCAATCAAATGGTAGATGCTTACGGTCCAATTCCTTATACAGAAGCTGGAAACAAAAAAGAAAAAGTACCTTATGATAGTGTACAATTTATCTACACAGACTTTTTTAAATTGTTAGACGAAGCAAATGCTACACTTAACAGTACAACTGCAACTACAGTTTCTATATTACAGCCAAATGACAGAGTATATGGTGGAAATGTTGCAAACTGGAAAAGATTTGGAAACAGTATGAGATTGCGTTTAGCATTAAGAATTTCAGACATTGATCCTGCAAAAGGAAAAACTCAGGCAGAAGCTGCAGTAGCAGCGGGAGTTATAGAAACTAATGAGCAAAGTGCTACTTTTAAAGTTAGTAATATTACACCAAACAACATGAACATGATTGTTAATGCCTGGGGTTACTACATGACAGCTTCTATGGAAAGTTTACTTGTAGGATATGATGATCCTAGATTAGCAAAATGGTTTGCACCGGTTAATCCTACAGCTTTACCGGCAGATCAAATATATAGAGGCCGACCAGTTGGAGGTTTAGACGGACAATTTGGTACAACAACTTTCTCTATGTTTAATAACGATGTATTAGGAAGCGGTTCTAACGGAACTCTTAGCGAAACTAAAAACATTGAAATCTTCATGGCATCTGAAAATTATTTAAGCAGAGCCGAAGGAGCATTGAACGGATGGAATATGAACGGTACTGCACAAGGTTTATACGAGCAGGGTATTGCATTGTCATTGAGACAATGGGGCGTTACAGATGCAAATGCAATTGCTGATTATATTGCAGGAACATCTACACCGGCTATACCAAATGCTGCAACTATTTACCCAACTTTAGGTTTACAAACAGTTCCGGTTACACTTCCTGTAGCATGGGATGCTTCTGTAGCAAACCAACGTACGCAAATTGCAGTTCAAAAATATTTAGCAATATTCCCTGAATCTTGGGAAGCATGGGCTGACTTACGCAGAAGTGATGCAAAAGTAATCTATCCGGTACTTAACACAGATAATGTTGATCCAGGAGTAGGGAAAAGCTTAATGAAACGTGTAATCTTTGTTACAAACGAATATTCTTCAAACAGAGACGCCGTTACAGATGCGATCACAAAACTTGGAGGTCCGGACTCTGGAGGAACAAAACTTTGGTGGGACATCAAATAAATAAAAATTAAGTAAAGATAAAGAGATTCGTTACTTATAGATAAAAGGAGAGGTAACTCTCCTTTTGTTTTATACGTCTATTTCTAAAATAGACAAACACAAACAATAAGAACAAAAAATAATACATAAATGAGTATCTCAAAAACAACATCCTCATCAAACCAAACCAACACATTAATACCAATACTAATTATTGCCGGACTATTTTTCATTTTTGGATTTGTAACCTGGATTAATGGCGCATTAATCCCGTTTATGAAAACGATAAACGAATTAACATCTGCACAATCACTTTTAGTAGCATCGGCATCTTATATTTCATTTGTTGTTATGGCTTTGCCGGCATCTTATATTCTCACAAAAATTGGATATAAAAAAGGAATGTCGTTAGGATTATTTGTCATGGCAGCGGGAGCTTTAATATTTATTCCCGCTGCAGAAGCAAGAACATACTGGATGTTTTTGACAGGAATTTTTATTCAGGGAACCGGAATGACATTATTGCAAACGGCATCAAATCCATATATTACCATTCTTGGCCCAATTGACAGCGCCGCAAAAAGAATCGCTATTATGGGAATTTCGAATAAAATTGCAGGAGCTTTAGGTTCCCTTATTTTTGGCGCCATTTTATTATCAGGAATAGACGAAATTCAACAAAAAATAAGCGTTGTAAGTGCCACAGAAAAAGGACAATTATTAAACACAATGGCAGACAGCGTTGTAACTCCATACCTGATAATGGCTGTCGTTTTAGTTATTCTTGGAATATTAATAAGAAAAGCACCGTTGCCGGATGTTGAAGCCGCACCAATTGAAGAACCAAAAGAAGGCGAAACCACAAAAACAAGTATTTTTCAATTTCCGCATTTATGGCTCGGTGTATTAACCTTGTTTATGTATGTGGGTGTTGAGGTTATTGCAGGCGATACGATTATTGCTTATGGTATTTCGTTAGGATTTCCTGCTGCCGATGCTAAATTTTTTACAACATTTACATTAATGGCAATGGTAGGAACTTATATTTTGGGTGTATTTTTAATTCCCAGATTTATCACTCAGGCATTAGCTTTAAGAGTAAGTGCCATTTTAGGAATTGTATTTTGCTTTTGCATTGTTTTTACCGAAGGTTTTATCTCCATACTTTTTGTAGCTGCATTAGGAATTGCAAATGCACTTGTTTGGCCCGCAATATGGCCGTTAACGTTAAAAGGTTTAGGGAAATTTACCAAAACAGCTTCGGCATTATTAATTATGGCAATTTCCGGAGGCGCAATAATTCCGCCTTTATACGGTAAAATAGTAGATTTAAATAAAGCCGACATGATCGCTTTTGGAATCAATGATACTTTTGCAACCGCTCATGCAGCTACAGACGGATACTGGATTTTATTTCCATGTTATGTCATCATTTTATATTATGCCGTTTGGGGACATAAGTTGGGCTTAACAAAAAACAAAGCGTAGTAATTAAAATTAAAAATGAAATCTGAACTACATAATTATTCAGATTTCACCACTTTAATAACTTTTATAATACACAATGATTTCAAAAATTAATTCGATATTAATATTTCTTTTAGCATGCGTTTCCTGTACTTCGGTAAAACAGAAACCGCAAGCATATAATATCACAAATACCTTTATAACAGAAAAACCGGTTACGACTAATAGTCATGCTGCAACTTTGGTCGAAATAAAACCAAACGAAATCATGGCGGCATGGTTTGGCGGAAGTTACGAAGGAGCGAAAGACGTGGGAATCTATTTTTCGACCTATAAAAATAAAACATGGTCTGCACCTCAAAATCTGATAAAACCTTTAGTAAAAGAACGAGACACTTTAGCGTGTTGGAATCCGGTTTTATTTAAAGCAAAAAGCAAAACCTTGTATTTATTTTATAAAGTGGGGAAAAATCCAAGAGAATGGTTTGGCGCTATGATTGTTTCTAAAGATGACGGAACAACCTGGAGTAATCCCGAATATTTACCCGAAGGTATTTTAGGTCCAATAAGAAACAAACCAATCGAAGCAATTCCCGGTGTTATTTTATGCGGAAGCAGTACAGAAAGTGTCGAAAAAAACGAATGGAGAAGCCACGTTGAAACCTATACGGAAGCAACCGGAAAATGGGCCAAAATAAACATAGAAAACAATCAGAATTTTGATATAATCCAGCCCACATTTTTAATGCATTCAGATAAAATTCAGATGTTGTTTCGAAGCAAACACAATAAACTAATAACAAGCTGGTCTCCCGATAAAGGTCAAAATTGGAGTCAGACAGATAGTATTAATGTTGTAAATTCAAATTCAGGAATTGATGCTTTAACAATATCAAAAAAGTCTTTTTTATTGGTTAATAATCCGCTCAAACAAGGAAAAGACTGGTTTAACGGACGCAATGTATTAGACGTAGAACATTCTAAAGACGGAATTCATTGGCAAAAACTTTTCGACCTCGAATATCAGCCGGAAGGCGAATTTAGTTATCCCGCCATTATCCAGACATCAGATAAAAAAGTACATATTTTATATACTTATAATAGAAAATACATCAAACACGTTTCGTTTGAGTTGAATTAATTATGTAGTTGGCGATTTTTTTTTAACACATAGAAACATAGATTTTTTTTAGATATGAATAAAAAGAGAATGTAAAAGAAACCGGTTTCTCACACATAGTCCCGAAGCCTCGGGATGTGTTAATATAAGTGAAACGCCTTTTTTAAGCTATAAAAACTATGTTTCTATGTGTTAAATTAATTGCATTCAAGATTTTTAAACACATAGAAACATAGTTTTTTTTTAAGAT
It contains:
- a CDS encoding sialidase family protein encodes the protein MISKINSILIFLLACVSCTSVKQKPQAYNITNTFITEKPVTTNSHAATLVEIKPNEIMAAWFGGSYEGAKDVGIYFSTYKNKTWSAPQNLIKPLVKERDTLACWNPVLFKAKSKTLYLFYKVGKNPREWFGAMIVSKDDGTTWSNPEYLPEGILGPIRNKPIEAIPGVILCGSSTESVEKNEWRSHVETYTEATGKWAKINIENNQNFDIIQPTFLMHSDKIQMLFRSKHNKLITSWSPDKGQNWSQTDSINVVNSNSGIDALTISKKSFLLVNNPLKQGKDWFNGRNVLDVEHSKDGIHWQKLFDLEYQPEGEFSYPAIIQTSDKKVHILYTYNRKYIKHVSFELN
- a CDS encoding SusD/RagB family nutrient-binding outer membrane lipoprotein, whose amino-acid sequence is MKNYKIKTIGVVMSMLAVFSSCTQDFNDINTNKNTLTEDQLDQTLAGPAFASALYAGIHNGSYSSPGVDDQGTWGIATGILPSTFTQYLSCGYGTERNAFVNGYEGRGWLRFYTVAVPALNNAIKAAEGNAEALAVLKIWKVFMFNQMVDAYGPIPYTEAGNKKEKVPYDSVQFIYTDFFKLLDEANATLNSTTATTVSILQPNDRVYGGNVANWKRFGNSMRLRLALRISDIDPAKGKTQAEAAVAAGVIETNEQSATFKVSNITPNNMNMIVNAWGYYMTASMESLLVGYDDPRLAKWFAPVNPTALPADQIYRGRPVGGLDGQFGTTTFSMFNNDVLGSGSNGTLSETKNIEIFMASENYLSRAEGALNGWNMNGTAQGLYEQGIALSLRQWGVTDANAIADYIAGTSTPAIPNAATIYPTLGLQTVPVTLPVAWDASVANQRTQIAVQKYLAIFPESWEAWADLRRSDAKVIYPVLNTDNVDPGVGKSLMKRVIFVTNEYSSNRDAVTDAITKLGGPDSGGTKLWWDIK
- a CDS encoding sugar MFS transporter, with the protein product MSISKTTSSSNQTNTLIPILIIAGLFFIFGFVTWINGALIPFMKTINELTSAQSLLVASASYISFVVMALPASYILTKIGYKKGMSLGLFVMAAGALIFIPAAEARTYWMFLTGIFIQGTGMTLLQTASNPYITILGPIDSAAKRIAIMGISNKIAGALGSLIFGAILLSGIDEIQQKISVVSATEKGQLLNTMADSVVTPYLIMAVVLVILGILIRKAPLPDVEAAPIEEPKEGETTKTSIFQFPHLWLGVLTLFMYVGVEVIAGDTIIAYGISLGFPAADAKFFTTFTLMAMVGTYILGVFLIPRFITQALALRVSAILGIVFCFCIVFTEGFISILFVAALGIANALVWPAIWPLTLKGLGKFTKTASALLIMAISGGAIIPPLYGKIVDLNKADMIAFGINDTFATAHAATDGYWILFPCYVIILYYAVWGHKLGLTKNKA
- a CDS encoding glycoside hydrolase family 3 protein gives rise to the protein MLQVRIKKTAIILVMAVGFFNQSYAQKKYPYQDAKLPVEDRVKDLLSRMSLEEKARQMDMYKGEFFKEKEDFSKSKSDAKIGNLGIGAIHDLYPRSAKMINDLQSEVIKNNKWGIPALIMCEMLHGYLDDGSTAFPMNIGLGATWDTGIMDKVGKVIATEARAHGVHFGLGPNLDLGREPRWGRVAETFGEDAYLNSEIGLAMIKGMQGDDLKSDRTIISEPKHFAVHGIPQAGGNSSPILVGERSAREDHLPSFEKAFRKGGALGTMCAYSELDGIPCAANHWLLTDVLRKEWGFKGIVVSDLGAIKYLQTTHYVTNSPKESVRTAIAAGVDMQFYDFTNEFWQQSIIELVNEKKLTMEQIDRAAGGVLRLKFLLGLFENPYTDKNLIKERFHTKENQDIALEAGRKSIILLKNDNNILPLSKDIKTVAVIGPNADASRLGGYAVKNKVGTTVLEGIKQVAGAKTNILYEEGVPLIVKGQIIPSKYLFTPDGSQNGLKGEYFNNRNVEGNPVLTRIDSQLEFDWPWSPGDGVTDDDFSIRWTGYIQSEKAFDGWLGLSSDDGIRMWVDDQLVIDNWTKGATSMVTTPKNIEAGKKYKVRIEMWEGGWGARAHLRWNLEKVNFQPAIDIAKKADVAIVVLGESNELVEENRDVASLDLHGMQQELIEAIQKTGTPVVCVLLNGRPLSTNWISENIPALVEAWFPGEAGGRAVADVLFGDYNPGGRLPITVPKSVGQLPIYYNQKPSAIHRYVSESENPLYTFGYGLSYTKFEYSNFAINTKEIKTDGELKISVDVKNTGNYDGDEVVQLYINDVYSSVTTPKKTLKGFKRIFIKKGATQHVEFTLTSDELSIWNREMKRVVEPGDFEVMIGGNSTDLQKLNFNVID
- a CDS encoding SusC/RagA family TonB-linked outer membrane protein gives rise to the protein MIKDVLKLLLVVCLFGFQTIQAQTSTVKGMITDASSGIPIPGANVVVKGTKTSVSTDFDGKYSINVPNQSAVLIFSYVGSASKEIPVSGQTTLNVTLGADTHQLGEVVVTALGIKREKKAVTYSAQNIDVAEVSQARSLNVANSLSGKVAGLNYSTTSNGVGSSSRITLRGNRSLNGNNQPLYVVDGVPISNGTTTGNPDIDTGGTTQPDGISNINPEDIASMTVLKGPSAAALYGNRASNGVIIITTKSGKAGKTSVSLSSNFMASTAYNLTNFQNEYGQGNGGVYNPISVSSWGGKLDGSQVSAWQLARNPNYAGPATTSYSPQPNNVIDFYKTGYNLANTLSITTGNEKAQGYFSYTNTRAEGIVQGNALDRHNLNLRLTSKLSDKFSLDVKTNYIVQNIDNLLRTGEESIGTSAYLLPRSIKFNEYRDFEYTDPSGQLQTNYFIDEAGSPGGNPYWSALRDDSRDDKRNRFIGLASLKYDITSTLSLQVRGGLDQMTNKNVRNRYATRAFNNNLGSYSESTELVSEFNTDALLSYKEKFGDFTIGLNAGANMLKQSSSALTSGGVLSKRNYFSLINVSTVTSTSTMSEKQVNSVYGFSQIGFRNYLFLDITARNDWSSALPEQNRSFFYPSAGLSAVISDMATLPEVISFAKVRASYAKVGNDTDPYQTSSQLSYIGGNGGMLYSQTTAANPNLKPEMSSSSEFGADVRFFKNRLGLDFTYFQTKTSDQIFYINTPESSSTSRAVLNGGDIQNKGIELTLTATPVQTENFSWDIMANYASYKSKITSIYDNRQELVIGDGRLVRSKVVLGGEYGDLYIKGFQRTADGQMIVNSAGIPLATDDFSVRAGNFNPDWTAGFKNNFKYKDFSLSFLVDFRIGGEVISYTQAREAGLGVSDVTLAGREGGIVVPGVVASGGTYVPNTTSITAEQYWTAIGQRTPVAEPFIYDATNIRLRELVFGYSLPKRMLLNTGFASIDFSVVGRNLFFFLNEAKYFDPEAGAGTGNLQGIESFNIPSTREYGVNVRFGF